A DNA window from Leptolyngbya sp. SIO1E4 contains the following coding sequences:
- a CDS encoding NHLP bacteriocin export ABC transporter permease/ATPase subunit — translation MNPQIIAPPTCQRTITANEPLLLTDPSNIWQVKSGKVAIFAVAIAQGAPVGERVFLFTVVAGEVLFGADIHAETGLGLMAVAVEPTNLSALPLSETDETGCPTDLLKQIIDPWIHHLGQVEGMPKTAQTGIVPDIHYISLTSGQVGRPPQGEVSWVRMQQGTASWMGNPTFPLMPELGCFPLGHSTFLQAQDHIEFFIRPTAEVRHRKILIRGLAQLHRYFFSTLGLIEARHQRLSLRRFRQRQQLNQEVTQKVVRSLAGVLDGSDRCPDTDSPLLAAAGAVGKALGVTIQPPAPSENPARTQEPLDAIARASQLRLRRVLLRGQWWQKDSGPLVAYTREDRHPVALLPVKGNRYELFDPVGINAEETLPDSPPKSGALPTRRPVTESVARHLDPVAFIFYRPLPGSDLNALSLLRFAFRGQGRDWLTILLTGVAATLIGMLVPQATAALVDTVVPYGDRPLLIQMGLGLLAAAFGAASFQLAQAIATMRVETRSDAHLQAAVWDRLLKLRTSFYREYATGDLNSRVSSISAIRRKLSGSALQGLFAGAFALLNLGLLFYYSPPLAVVALLVALLIMAVTVASGLVLVRKYRPLLEIQGKLYGLVVQLINGVSKLRIAGAEARAFAAWGQRYGQQLRLTLSTQQLEDAVDVFNTVLPIFTTLLLFWLASQFLGSADGTGFSTGTFLAFSVAFGTFISGATSLSNTLVALLDVVPLWQRARPILQAEPEVNLTQADPGQLSGALTVDRVSFRYKSDGPLILENASFEAKSGEFIALIGPSGSGKSTAMRLLLGFDTPESGNVYYDGQDLTGLDVVAVRRQFGVVLQTSRLSAGSIFENLAGGALISLEEAWDAAEKAGLADDVRAMPMQMHTVVSEGGSNLSGGQRQRLLIARALAINPKIMLMDEATSALDNRTQAIVTESLDRLNVTRVVIAHRLSTIRNADRIYVIEAGRVVQQGTFDELARQPGLFAQLIKRQMT, via the coding sequence ATGAATCCGCAGATAATCGCACCCCCAACTTGCCAACGCACCATTACGGCTAATGAGCCGCTGCTGCTGACGGATCCGTCTAACATCTGGCAAGTGAAATCTGGGAAGGTGGCGATTTTTGCAGTGGCGATCGCCCAGGGGGCACCGGTGGGGGAACGGGTCTTCCTATTCACAGTCGTAGCGGGTGAAGTCCTGTTTGGCGCAGATATTCATGCAGAAACTGGCTTAGGGCTGATGGCCGTAGCCGTAGAACCGACCAACCTTTCCGCGTTACCCCTGAGCGAAACTGACGAAACCGGCTGCCCTACCGATCTGCTCAAGCAAATCATTGATCCCTGGATTCATCATTTAGGCCAGGTCGAGGGGATGCCCAAAACAGCTCAGACAGGCATCGTACCCGACATTCACTACATTTCTCTGACCTCTGGGCAAGTAGGGCGTCCGCCTCAGGGCGAGGTGTCTTGGGTTCGTATGCAGCAGGGGACTGCCTCCTGGATGGGGAATCCAACCTTTCCACTAATGCCAGAATTAGGCTGTTTCCCCCTCGGTCACAGCACCTTTCTACAAGCTCAAGATCACATTGAGTTCTTTATCCGTCCAACCGCTGAAGTCAGGCACCGCAAAATTCTGATTCGGGGGCTGGCCCAGCTACATCGCTATTTTTTCAGTACGCTAGGCCTCATCGAGGCGCGACACCAACGCCTCAGCCTCAGACGCTTTCGGCAACGACAACAGCTCAATCAAGAGGTTACTCAAAAAGTTGTGCGCAGCCTCGCGGGCGTGCTAGACGGAAGCGATCGCTGCCCAGACACCGATTCTCCTTTACTGGCGGCTGCGGGGGCGGTGGGCAAAGCGCTAGGGGTGACGATTCAGCCCCCAGCCCCTTCCGAAAATCCTGCCCGCACGCAGGAACCGTTAGACGCGATCGCCCGGGCTTCCCAGCTGCGGCTGCGGCGAGTCCTGCTGCGGGGGCAATGGTGGCAAAAAGACAGCGGCCCATTAGTGGCTTACACCCGCGAAGATCGCCATCCAGTGGCCCTGTTACCCGTCAAGGGAAATCGCTATGAACTGTTTGATCCAGTAGGCATTAACGCTGAGGAGACTCTGCCTGATTCTCCCCCTAAAAGTGGGGCACTGCCTACCCGTCGCCCCGTAACCGAGTCCGTGGCTCGCCACCTCGATCCCGTTGCCTTTATTTTTTACCGTCCCCTCCCTGGCAGTGACCTGAATGCGCTCTCCTTGCTAAGGTTTGCTTTCCGGGGGCAGGGGCGAGACTGGCTGACGATCCTCCTGACGGGCGTGGCGGCAACCCTGATTGGCATGTTGGTGCCCCAGGCCACAGCAGCCTTGGTGGATACGGTGGTGCCCTATGGCGATCGCCCCCTGCTGATTCAAATGGGGCTGGGGCTGTTAGCTGCTGCCTTTGGCGCTGCCAGCTTTCAATTGGCCCAAGCGATCGCCACTATGCGGGTTGAAACCCGCTCCGATGCTCACCTACAAGCCGCCGTGTGGGACCGCTTACTAAAGCTGCGGACGTCCTTCTACCGTGAGTACGCCACTGGTGATCTAAATTCGCGGGTGTCGAGTATTAGCGCCATTCGCCGCAAGCTCAGTGGCAGCGCGCTGCAGGGGCTCTTTGCCGGAGCTTTTGCGCTGCTAAATCTAGGGCTGTTGTTTTACTACAGTCCGCCATTGGCTGTTGTCGCTCTGCTAGTAGCCCTGCTGATCATGGCGGTCACAGTAGCTTCAGGACTTGTCCTAGTGCGCAAGTATCGCCCTTTGTTAGAAATACAAGGCAAGCTCTATGGGCTGGTAGTGCAGCTCATCAATGGGGTCTCCAAACTCCGCATCGCCGGAGCCGAAGCGCGGGCGTTTGCCGCCTGGGGGCAGCGCTATGGACAGCAGCTTCGCCTCACCCTCAGCACCCAACAGTTAGAAGACGCCGTCGATGTCTTCAACACCGTATTGCCCATTTTCACAACGCTGCTTTTATTTTGGCTTGCCAGTCAGTTCCTGGGGAGTGCCGACGGCACTGGCTTCTCAACCGGCACCTTTCTAGCGTTTTCCGTGGCCTTTGGGACGTTTATTTCTGGCGCCACCAGCCTCAGCAACACCCTGGTCGCGCTGCTAGATGTAGTACCCCTGTGGCAGCGGGCTCGCCCCATCCTTCAAGCAGAACCAGAAGTTAACCTCACCCAAGCCGACCCTGGTCAGCTATCTGGTGCCTTAACAGTTGACCGGGTCAGCTTTCGATATAAGTCAGACGGGCCGCTAATTCTAGAAAATGCCAGTTTTGAAGCCAAGTCCGGGGAATTTATTGCCTTAATTGGCCCTTCTGGCTCCGGCAAATCCACGGCCATGCGGCTGTTATTGGGGTTCGATACGCCTGAATCTGGCAACGTTTACTACGACGGCCAAGACTTGACCGGACTAGACGTTGTCGCGGTTCGGCGCCAGTTCGGCGTGGTGCTACAAACCAGTCGTCTCAGTGCCGGGTCTATCTTTGAGAATCTGGCAGGGGGCGCGCTCATCTCCCTAGAAGAGGCTTGGGATGCTGCCGAAAAAGCCGGACTAGCCGACGACGTTCGGGCCATGCCCATGCAAATGCACACAGTCGTCAGCGAAGGGGGTAGCAACCTTTCCGGTGGTCAGCGACAGCGGCTCTTGATTGCCCGTGCCCTGGCCATCAACCCCAAAATTATGCTGATGGATGAAGCCACCAGCGCCCTCGACAACCGAACCCAGGCGATTGTGACCGAAAGTTTGGATCGGCTCAACGTCACCCGTGTCGTCATTGCTCACCGCCTCAGCACTATTCGCAATGCCGATCGCATCTATGTCATTGAAGCGGGTCGGGTGGTACAGCAGGGCACCTTTGATGAATTAGCCAGACAACCAGGGCTGTTCGCCCAACTCATTAAGCGCCAGATGACCTAA
- a CDS encoding YeeE/YedE family protein, whose translation MREKALALISGLFFGLGLGISQMIDRARVLGFLDIAGEWDPTLAFVMGGAVSVTIISFRFVLKRPSPVFEAAFYLPTRKEIDPNLLIGAGLFGIGWGIAGYCPGPALTATVLGIANPLIFIAAMIVGFRGFEALSPMLTNQFQRPLNRD comes from the coding sequence ATGCGAGAAAAAGCCTTAGCCTTGATTTCGGGCCTGTTTTTTGGACTCGGGCTTGGCATTTCCCAAATGATTGATCGCGCACGAGTCCTCGGTTTTCTAGACATTGCGGGAGAGTGGGATCCAACGCTGGCTTTTGTGATGGGGGGTGCAGTGTCGGTAACAATCATCAGCTTTCGGTTCGTGCTGAAGCGCCCTAGCCCAGTGTTTGAAGCTGCGTTCTACCTACCCACCCGTAAAGAAATTGATCCCAATCTACTTATCGGAGCTGGCTTATTTGGCATTGGGTGGGGCATTGCAGGCTATTGCCCTGGCCCAGCCTTAACAGCCACTGTCCTCGGCATCGCCAACCCGCTGATCTTTATCGCGGCTATGATAGTCGGCTTCCGGGGGTTTGAGGCGCTATCTCCTATGCTCACCAACCAGTTCCAACGCCCGCTCAATAGGGATTGA
- a CDS encoding serine/threonine phosphatase, whose translation MFACPHCQFENPIENRFCQRCGNPLKCLRAIVIRTTDASTSARRQDDSPGCEESCEPAYASATKSSTTEVTLTDLLTADNYLDGEKRYQLRQPLENGQCVSEEVELAIIDCQPAAASPVALMFAAESAPFESTAIEDTLPPLAYPYWKLQDQFFPVIPELQAAWQAKSFTILIVEDRSHWQQLSTVWRSEAVEPLELIHWFYEMVNLWDSLVRAEAEPSLLSPQNLLIDDDQILCLQRLLYRPRDRTYNLKDLGLFWQSLLQQLPHDKLAALVTLSIDIGTGAVTETAAIKERLTHIADSLQDIADDLDEATTADLTPPPLSDQEDTAEFPKTSPPSSIAHQKEAASLLIDHELLSTDTSTDTLAATEVDSSTPEEGIGDLPTMALPMRLYRLDEVGRTHVGRQRTHNEDSFYAETGLQKTDSPSGPTLNARGLYILCDGMGGHAGGEVASTLAVETLRSYFETHWQKDLPDEETIKTGILQANQAIFDRNELEGRTGNARMGTTLVMVLLSGNQAIVAHVGDSRLYCFTRKGLKQATIDHEVGQREIKRGVEPAIAYARPDAYQLTQALGPRGNHEVAPNINTLHINQDTLLLLCSDGLSDNDLVENHSETHIKPLLRSRSDLDEGVSNLIELANEHNGHDNITAIAVRVKVRPNLDAVT comes from the coding sequence ATGTTTGCCTGTCCACACTGTCAGTTTGAGAACCCTATAGAAAATCGTTTCTGTCAGCGTTGCGGCAACCCTCTGAAGTGTCTGCGAGCAATTGTTATTCGCACGACTGATGCCTCTACGAGTGCCCGTCGGCAAGACGATTCTCCGGGATGTGAAGAATCGTGTGAGCCCGCTTATGCGTCTGCAACCAAGTCTTCAACGACTGAAGTAACGCTGACAGATTTGTTGACTGCCGACAATTATCTTGATGGTGAAAAGCGATATCAACTGCGCCAACCCCTTGAAAATGGTCAATGCGTCTCTGAAGAAGTTGAGTTAGCCATTATTGATTGCCAACCGGCGGCGGCTTCCCCAGTTGCTTTAATGTTTGCGGCTGAGTCGGCTCCTTTTGAGAGCACCGCCATAGAGGATACGCTACCGCCATTGGCATATCCTTATTGGAAACTTCAGGATCAATTCTTTCCAGTTATTCCTGAACTGCAGGCAGCCTGGCAGGCGAAATCATTCACAATTTTGATTGTTGAAGATCGCTCTCATTGGCAGCAGTTATCTACGGTGTGGCGTTCGGAGGCAGTAGAGCCGCTAGAGCTGATTCACTGGTTTTATGAGATGGTAAATCTCTGGGACAGTTTGGTGAGGGCTGAGGCAGAACCCAGCTTACTCAGCCCACAAAATTTACTCATTGATGATGATCAAATTTTGTGTCTGCAGCGCTTGCTTTATCGACCCAGAGATCGCACCTACAACCTTAAAGATCTCGGGCTATTTTGGCAGTCCTTATTGCAACAGCTACCCCACGACAAGTTGGCTGCTTTGGTGACTTTATCTATCGATATCGGGACTGGCGCGGTGACTGAAACTGCAGCGATTAAAGAGCGCCTTACTCACATTGCTGATAGCCTTCAAGATATTGCCGACGATTTAGATGAGGCGACCACAGCAGACCTGACTCCGCCACCCCTGTCTGATCAAGAAGACACGGCTGAATTTCCTAAAACCTCTCCTCCTTCTTCAATCGCGCATCAGAAGGAGGCCGCTTCGTTGCTGATAGATCATGAGCTGCTGTCAACAGATACCTCAACAGATACCCTGGCAGCAACCGAAGTAGACTCAAGCACCCCTGAAGAAGGGATTGGTGATTTGCCAACCATGGCGTTGCCGATGAGGCTGTATCGACTGGATGAGGTCGGGCGCACCCATGTGGGGCGTCAACGCACGCACAATGAAGATTCCTTCTATGCTGAAACGGGTCTGCAAAAAACTGATAGCCCTTCAGGACCCACGTTAAACGCACGGGGACTCTATATCTTGTGTGACGGTATGGGGGGCCACGCGGGCGGAGAAGTCGCTAGCACCTTGGCTGTGGAGACATTGAGGTCTTATTTTGAGACCCACTGGCAAAAAGACTTACCCGATGAAGAAACGATCAAAACGGGGATTTTGCAGGCCAATCAGGCCATCTTTGATCGCAATGAACTCGAGGGGCGTACAGGCAACGCCCGTATGGGAACAACGCTGGTAATGGTATTGTTGTCTGGCAACCAAGCGATCGTGGCCCATGTGGGTGATAGCCGGTTATATTGCTTTACCCGGAAGGGCCTGAAGCAAGCAACGATAGATCACGAAGTGGGCCAAAGGGAGATTAAACGCGGAGTGGAGCCGGCGATCGCCTATGCTCGACCCGATGCTTATCAGTTGACTCAGGCATTAGGGCCTCGGGGGAATCATGAAGTTGCCCCCAATATCAATACCCTGCATATCAACCAGGATACGTTGCTGCTGCTCTGCTCTGATGGATTGAGTGACAACGATCTCGTTGAGAATCACAGCGAAACTCATATCAAACCATTGTTGAGATCACGATCTGACCTGGATGAGGGCGTCTCTAACCTGATTGAACTTGCGAATGAGCACAACGGCCACGATAACATTACGGCGATCGCAGTACGGGTAAAAGTGCGCCCTAATTTAGATGCCGTCACTTAG
- a CDS encoding YeeE/YedE family protein: MSASWMMALLGGVFIGISATLLLAFNGRIAGISGIFNGAITFAKAEQWRWWFIGGMLVGGGIYEYILAPQPTPLSTFSPWEMVLGGVLVGFGTRMGNGCTSGHGVCGLGRFSMRSLVATITFMVTAALTVFATRHLLWA, encoded by the coding sequence ATGAGTGCGAGCTGGATGATGGCCCTTCTAGGGGGCGTTTTCATTGGAATTAGCGCCACACTACTGTTGGCATTTAACGGTCGAATCGCAGGCATTAGTGGCATTTTCAACGGAGCGATCACCTTTGCCAAAGCAGAACAATGGCGATGGTGGTTTATTGGCGGAATGCTGGTGGGAGGGGGGATCTATGAATACATTTTGGCGCCTCAGCCCACCCCCCTTTCTACGTTTTCTCCTTGGGAAATGGTGCTAGGGGGGGTGCTGGTAGGGTTTGGCACCCGCATGGGGAATGGCTGTACCAGCGGTCATGGCGTTTGTGGTTTGGGCCGGTTTTCAATGCGATCGCTGGTCGCCACTATCACGTTTATGGTCACCGCAGCCTTAACAGTCTTTGCCACTCGTCACCTGTTATGGGCTTAA